A window of the Mucilaginibacter sp. cycad4 genome harbors these coding sequences:
- a CDS encoding response regulator transcription factor produces MKVINCIIVEDEPYAIDILSDFISKVPFINLTETFTNPIEALLYLKESATDLIFLDINMPELSGIDLIKMLPKSTEIIITSAFSEFALAGFENNVLDYLLKPFAFDRFLQASQKALDKLILLSFNKPAPVIDLQPKPDSFYLKTDHGKIVRINFEDIIYIEGLKNYCSVFTENERHISLVSMKTLVDTLPQENFARTHKSYIIALKRIKAIDGNMVIFDKIKEKIPIGVTYRDSFFALLNNKMFK; encoded by the coding sequence ATGAAAGTAATTAACTGTATTATAGTTGAGGATGAACCTTACGCCATTGATATTTTAAGCGATTTTATATCAAAGGTACCTTTCATTAACCTTACCGAAACATTTACAAATCCTATTGAGGCATTATTATATTTAAAAGAATCGGCAACTGACCTCATTTTTCTTGATATAAATATGCCTGAGCTTTCGGGTATCGACCTGATTAAAATGCTGCCCAAAAGTACGGAGATCATCATAACATCGGCCTTTAGTGAATTTGCACTGGCAGGGTTTGAAAACAATGTGCTCGACTACCTGCTTAAACCATTTGCCTTCGACAGGTTTTTACAGGCTTCACAAAAAGCCCTTGATAAACTAATACTGCTTTCATTTAATAAGCCAGCCCCTGTAATTGACCTGCAGCCAAAGCCCGACTCATTTTACCTGAAAACCGATCACGGTAAAATTGTGCGCATCAACTTTGAGGATATCATTTATATAGAAGGGCTTAAAAATTACTGTTCGGTTTTTACCGAAAATGAACGGCATATCTCGCTGGTAAGCATGAAAACGTTGGTTGATACCCTGCCCCAGGAAAATTTTGCACGGACCCATAAATCATACATTATCGCTTTAAAACGCATTAAGGCCATTGACGGCAACATGGTGATCTTTGATAAGATTAAAGAAAAGATCCCGATAGGGGTTACTTACCGCGACAGTTTTTTTGCACTGCTCAATAATAAGATGTTCAAGTAA
- a CDS encoding lantibiotic dehydratase → MKTAKLSGQYKFSSGLMLRFPAFDCAEAIDRETIRAFTKDGLFMQALWLASKDLYEAVLHIDDITDAKKLEKLEITLAKFINRSTTGTNPLGLFAGCAPVTWGDTTDLQLGDDYRHVRLNVAAAVNLNRQILNNSVVRALLSYRANKTLYTLNGVYRKIDRQTANCGKYKASSVKVSDDLQAVIGFCENTRTYNSIGLFITQTLGKNTEDAAAFLNQLIENQVLWSELEPCIEGEEYLDQAIGIFTRLAHQSAQAQNYLSKLNTIKQVLTGTDNVITKNNKVAMILKDLPGDASQGTLLQVDYFRQGASATLDKAYADKLLDAIDLLNRITPRRQSKNLETFIKRFRNRYHEREVLLTDALDPEKGIGYAVNSYTESSGFAADKEDLQYTSAVKWLIGQIVNNPGQEIIHLQKSQFDSIKAYDDELPPSFSVMFRISGHDEPLLYLEHCGWPAGTAMFGRLANAERNFGQILDEIAETEARIYEPAIVAEIVHTPDDCLGSFTSAPYRDYQFQTPVNAGDQEVNLTDLLISVKGNNVVLRSAKLGKRIIPRLNTAYNYGMTALPVYRFLADLQCQDSKYQLGFNLDILPELGVTKTPRVVYEGVILALKTWYMTNADLQQLLKELAVDYNEAWTRFVKYWDLPGAFVFTDIESELVVHTNSRLEVAAWLSSCKKKSEIILQEYIGERNNIMLKKKDEKFIGNQFVAVLKRGEKIAGKYTGMGPLSTNAAKRQFFPGDEWLYVKLYCGVKTAEHVIGNELIQLSKKLYHEDLIDQWFYVRYADPEPHIRFRVHLASVFALGRVIQNINSSFSALIKSKQIWKVQFDTYERELERYGEASIELVEQLFFNDSLAIASLISRADVTDNFEEVRWLWGLLSIDRLLNDFDFQIEQKNELMELLVASSYPEVNYDNLLSKQLTFKYRHYRNKIEGLFAEGAAVAGNDLLRYRSLNNRPAALLLAELISSGTVPQDLNLLVISLIQMSMNRLFKTRQRVHELGVYDFLLLYYKSVLQNKETGYDNKYIAGAVNEYMAGRPYLQ, encoded by the coding sequence ATGAAAACAGCAAAGCTTTCCGGGCAATATAAATTTTCATCAGGCCTAATGCTCAGGTTTCCTGCATTTGATTGTGCGGAAGCCATTGATAGGGAAACCATTAGGGCATTTACTAAGGATGGATTGTTTATGCAGGCGCTTTGGCTTGCTTCTAAAGATTTGTATGAAGCGGTTTTGCATATAGATGATATTACGGATGCAAAAAAACTGGAGAAGCTTGAAATAACCCTTGCCAAATTTATTAACAGGAGCACAACCGGCACCAACCCGTTGGGGTTATTTGCAGGCTGCGCTCCTGTTACCTGGGGGGATACGACCGATTTACAACTTGGCGATGATTACCGGCATGTAAGGCTCAACGTTGCCGCAGCAGTTAATTTGAACCGCCAAATTTTAAATAATAGTGTCGTGAGGGCATTGTTAAGTTACAGGGCAAATAAAACACTGTATACCTTAAACGGGGTCTACCGTAAAATTGACCGTCAAACTGCAAACTGTGGTAAATACAAAGCATCGTCGGTAAAGGTATCTGATGACCTGCAGGCGGTTATCGGGTTTTGTGAAAACACCAGAACATATAATTCGATTGGCTTATTTATAACGCAAACACTTGGAAAAAACACGGAAGATGCCGCCGCTTTTTTGAACCAATTGATTGAAAACCAGGTTTTGTGGAGCGAGCTTGAACCCTGTATTGAGGGCGAAGAATACCTTGACCAGGCCATTGGCATTTTTACCCGGTTGGCACATCAAAGTGCGCAGGCACAAAACTATTTATCAAAACTGAATACCATTAAGCAGGTGCTGACCGGCACCGATAACGTAATTACAAAAAATAATAAGGTTGCTATGATTTTGAAAGATTTGCCAGGTGATGCCTCACAGGGGACATTGCTGCAGGTTGATTATTTTAGGCAGGGGGCTTCGGCTACGCTTGATAAAGCTTATGCGGATAAATTGCTCGATGCCATTGATCTGCTTAACCGGATCACACCCCGACGCCAAAGTAAAAATCTGGAAACATTTATAAAACGCTTCCGTAACCGGTATCATGAGCGGGAGGTTTTGCTAACAGATGCGCTTGATCCCGAAAAAGGTATTGGTTATGCTGTAAACTCTTATACAGAATCATCCGGCTTTGCGGCTGATAAGGAAGATCTGCAATATACCAGTGCCGTGAAGTGGCTTATCGGGCAAATTGTTAATAATCCCGGGCAGGAAATTATCCATTTGCAAAAGTCGCAGTTTGACAGCATTAAGGCCTATGATGATGAATTGCCCCCAAGTTTTTCAGTAATGTTCCGTATTTCAGGCCATGATGAGCCCTTGCTTTATCTTGAACATTGCGGGTGGCCGGCCGGTACTGCCATGTTTGGCCGTTTGGCCAATGCCGAGAGAAATTTTGGCCAGATCCTTGATGAAATAGCCGAAACGGAAGCCCGTATTTATGAGCCGGCGATAGTTGCCGAAATTGTACACACGCCTGATGACTGTTTGGGGAGTTTTACCTCTGCACCGTACCGGGATTACCAGTTTCAAACGCCGGTAAACGCCGGTGACCAGGAAGTTAATTTAACAGATTTGCTTATATCTGTTAAAGGGAATAACGTTGTGCTGCGGTCGGCCAAACTGGGCAAACGGATTATCCCCCGCTTAAATACAGCATATAATTACGGCATGACGGCCTTACCTGTGTACCGGTTCCTGGCCGATTTGCAATGCCAGGATTCAAAATACCAGCTTGGGTTTAACCTTGATATATTACCTGAACTTGGGGTAACCAAAACGCCAAGGGTAGTTTATGAAGGTGTAATATTAGCCTTGAAAACCTGGTACATGACCAATGCTGATTTACAGCAGCTGTTAAAAGAACTGGCTGTTGATTACAACGAAGCATGGACAAGATTTGTTAAATACTGGGATTTGCCCGGAGCTTTTGTTTTTACAGATATTGAGAGTGAATTGGTGGTACATACCAACAGCAGGCTTGAGGTTGCGGCATGGCTTTCATCGTGCAAAAAAAAGAGTGAAATTATTTTACAGGAATACATTGGCGAACGCAATAACATCATGCTTAAAAAGAAGGATGAAAAGTTTATTGGTAACCAGTTTGTTGCTGTTTTAAAACGGGGCGAAAAAATAGCCGGCAAATATACCGGTATGGGGCCGCTTAGTACAAACGCCGCTAAACGCCAGTTTTTCCCGGGCGATGAATGGTTATATGTAAAACTATATTGCGGGGTTAAAACCGCGGAGCATGTAATAGGCAATGAACTAATACAGCTAAGCAAGAAGCTTTACCATGAAGACCTGATTGACCAATGGTTTTATGTACGTTATGCCGATCCTGAGCCTCATATTCGTTTCAGGGTGCACCTTGCTTCTGTATTTGCATTGGGGAGGGTAATTCAAAATATCAACAGCTCCTTTTCGGCCTTAATTAAATCAAAGCAGATCTGGAAGGTTCAGTTTGATACCTACGAGCGCGAACTGGAACGCTATGGCGAAGCATCAATTGAGCTTGTTGAACAATTGTTTTTTAACGACAGCCTTGCCATAGCCAGCCTCATATCAAGAGCGGATGTGACCGACAACTTTGAAGAGGTGAGGTGGCTTTGGGGGCTGTTATCAATTGACAGGCTATTGAATGATTTTGATTTTCAGATCGAACAAAAAAACGAGCTTATGGAGCTGCTTGTAGCATCGTCATATCCTGAAGTTAATTATGATAATCTGCTTTCAAAGCAACTGACTTTTAAATACAGGCATTACCGAAACAAGATTGAAGGCCTTTTTGCCGAAGGCGCCGCGGTTGCAGGCAACGATCTGCTCAGGTACCGGAGCTTAAACAACAGGCCGGCAGCTTTACTGCTTGCGGAACTGATTTCATCCGGTACGGTTCCGCAGGATTTGAACCTGCTTGTCATCAGCCTTATTCAAATGAGTATGAACCGCTTGTTTAAAACCAGGCAACGGGTCCACGAACTGGGCGTGTACGATTTTCTGCTGCTTTATTATAAATCAGTTTTACAAAACAAAGAAACGGGTTACGACAACAAATACATTGCCGGGGCTGTAAATGAGTACATGGCAGGCAGGCCATATCTTCAATAA
- a CDS encoding sensor histidine kinase: MTTNVKRPKSRIRVFFQHLLGWLIYILYEEAVVYFSKIDISTVFAFIVNAIIFYNTWKILRAISKKITNVFFLAPVLFVVSTAIIVITVLFKLEVDALMYHTSFQVSADPDKISSLIMRTIYFGGMGAAFGFARELIQREREVAQHSIEKAQILEQQQKLEKKALQAELNVIKSQINPHFVFNTLGFLYAETYKKLPEVGQSIITLSNIMRHALTKNEDGFSSLESELAYIKDFIKIHENRSKAFFMKISIESGVIPYKVVSLVLITLIENMFKHGIFNQSTKEAALSITVENGKLHFYSLNYKNNNSVNKIQSNGIGLNYIRERLTDEYGREGYELLINETHNSYECKLTMPLKYHESN, from the coding sequence ATGACAACGAATGTAAAGCGGCCAAAATCCAGGATAAGGGTATTCTTTCAACACCTGCTTGGATGGCTTATTTATATATTATATGAAGAGGCCGTTGTCTATTTTTCTAAAATTGATATAAGCACTGTTTTTGCTTTTATTGTAAATGCCATTATATTTTATAACACCTGGAAAATTTTAAGGGCCATAAGTAAAAAGATCACTAATGTTTTTTTCCTGGCACCCGTTTTATTTGTAGTATCCACAGCTATCATTGTGATAACGGTATTGTTTAAGCTGGAAGTTGATGCGTTAATGTACCATACATCATTCCAGGTTTCGGCCGACCCTGATAAAATCTCCAGCCTTATTATGCGCACAATATATTTTGGCGGAATGGGAGCTGCATTTGGTTTTGCAAGAGAACTGATACAACGGGAACGCGAAGTTGCTCAACACAGTATAGAAAAAGCTCAGATCCTCGAACAACAGCAAAAGCTTGAAAAGAAAGCACTTCAGGCCGAACTAAATGTAATCAAATCGCAGATCAACCCGCACTTTGTATTCAACACACTCGGCTTTTTATATGCCGAAACTTATAAAAAACTCCCCGAAGTTGGGCAGTCAATTATTACGCTTTCAAACATCATGCGGCATGCGTTAACCAAGAATGAAGACGGGTTTAGCAGCCTTGAAAGTGAACTTGCCTACATCAAAGATTTCATAAAAATTCATGAAAACCGGAGTAAAGCTTTTTTTATGAAGATAAGTATCGAAAGCGGTGTTATTCCGTATAAGGTAGTATCATTGGTTTTAATTACCCTTATCGAAAACATGTTTAAGCACGGCATTTTCAATCAGAGCACAAAGGAGGCTGCTTTGAGCATTACTGTTGAAAACGGGAAACTGCATTTTTATTCGCTTAATTATAAAAACAATAACAGCGTTAACAAAATACAGTCTAACGGGATAGGGTTAAATTATATTCGCGAAAGATTAACGGATGAGTATGGCCGGGAAGGATATGAGCTATTGATCAATGAAACGCATAACAGCTATGAATGCAAACTTACCATGCCTTTAAAGTATCATGAAAGTAATTAA